In Methanosarcina barkeri MS, a single window of DNA contains:
- the glgP gene encoding alpha-glucan family phosphorylase translates to MDDLQGVLKGQKIAYFSMEIGLSSEIPTYAGGLGILAGDTIRSAADLNIPLVAVTLVSNKGYFRQILDSSGNQIEHTEEWNPARFMTLLAEEVSVKIQNRDVKIRAWLHNCKSLTGGCVPIIFLDTDVEENNWEDRRITDFLYGGDQRYRLKQEIVLGIGGVRMLDALGFKIRKYHMNEGHSSLLGLELLRCNGIDPVKVKELCIFTTHTPVEAGHDKFDYGLVEDLIQDKNCVDVLRRFGGVDRFNTSLFALNLSNYVNGVTKRHSLISSELFPGYKIQAITNGVHSYTWTSPYFRKLYDRYLPGWANEPELLVRIDGIPDTEIWEAHWNAKKALIDEVNKRTGVGMDYETLTIGFARRMTAYKRATMALSDPEMLKKINRRGKIQLIFAGKAHPNDGAGKQLIRDIFKNIEILREEIKIVFLENYDMDIAGKMVSGVDIWLNTPTRPYEASGTSGMKAAHNGVVNLSVLDGWWIEGWIEGVTGWAIGPQPEEKLSEEEAKAAELSDLYNKLYYIIIPMYYDRKDEWVKLINNSIGMIAYYFNSHRMMRRYVTHAYL, encoded by the coding sequence CAGTGAAATCCCGACTTATGCTGGAGGGTTGGGCATACTTGCAGGGGATACTATTCGCTCGGCAGCGGATCTGAATATTCCACTGGTAGCAGTAACACTGGTGAGCAATAAAGGCTATTTTAGGCAAATTCTGGACTCTTCCGGAAACCAGATAGAGCACACCGAAGAATGGAATCCTGCCCGTTTTATGACGCTTCTTGCAGAAGAGGTAAGCGTCAAAATCCAAAACAGGGACGTTAAAATCAGGGCCTGGCTACATAATTGTAAAAGCCTTACAGGAGGCTGTGTACCCATTATTTTCCTTGATACTGATGTCGAGGAGAATAACTGGGAAGACCGCAGAATTACGGATTTTCTCTATGGGGGAGACCAGCGCTACAGGCTCAAGCAGGAAATAGTACTTGGGATCGGGGGAGTAAGAATGCTTGATGCACTGGGTTTCAAAATAAGGAAGTACCACATGAACGAAGGTCACTCAAGCCTGCTCGGCCTGGAACTCCTTAGGTGTAACGGCATTGACCCTGTGAAAGTTAAGGAGTTATGTATTTTTACAACACATACCCCTGTGGAAGCAGGGCATGATAAATTTGATTACGGGCTTGTAGAAGACCTTATCCAGGACAAAAACTGTGTGGATGTCCTCAGAAGATTCGGAGGCGTTGACCGCTTTAATACGAGCCTTTTTGCCCTTAACCTGTCGAATTATGTCAATGGAGTCACAAAGAGGCATAGCCTGATCTCAAGCGAGCTTTTTCCGGGCTACAAAATCCAGGCGATTACAAACGGCGTCCATTCATATACCTGGACTTCTCCTTATTTCAGGAAACTGTACGACCGCTACCTGCCTGGCTGGGCAAATGAGCCTGAACTTCTGGTAAGGATAGATGGAATTCCGGACACTGAGATCTGGGAAGCTCACTGGAACGCAAAAAAAGCCCTTATCGATGAGGTGAACAAAAGGACAGGCGTGGGTATGGACTATGAGACCCTGACAATCGGCTTTGCACGGCGCATGACCGCATACAAGCGGGCAACCATGGCTCTGTCCGACCCTGAAATGCTCAAAAAAATAAACAGACGGGGTAAAATTCAACTTATTTTTGCAGGCAAAGCTCACCCGAATGATGGAGCCGGAAAACAGCTTATCAGAGACATTTTTAAAAACATTGAAATTTTGAGGGAAGAAATAAAGATTGTTTTTCTGGAAAACTATGATATGGACATTGCCGGAAAAATGGTCTCCGGGGTTGACATTTGGCTGAACACGCCAACCCGCCCCTATGAAGCCTCAGGCACAAGCGGCATGAAAGCTGCACACAATGGAGTTGTAAATCTTAGCGTACTCGATGGATGGTGGATTGAAGGCTGGATTGAAGGCGTGACCGGCTGGGCAATAGGCCCTCAGCCCGAAGAAAAACTTTCCGAAGAAGAAGCAAAAGCAGCCGAACTCAGTGACCTTTACAATAAGCTGTATTATATTATAATTCCCATGTACTACGACCGCAAGGATGAGTGGGTTAAGCTAATCAACAATTCCATAGGCATGATAGCTTACTATTTCAACAGCCACAGAATGATGAGGCGTTATGTCACACATGCCTATCTATAA